CTAAGTTAGTCAGAGCTCAACGTGATGCtgtaaaaagggaaatgaaaagagTAAACCCAGAGTGAAACAGTCACTGCTTCTTCCTAGAATGTCAGTGAGCAACAAAGAAACCTTCCCATTTCCTATCACTGAAGCATTACAACACTCTGTCCAGAGAATAAGAGTCCAAAGTGCTAACAGATGTTACATTTTaaggctgctgctcccagagttTTATAAAGCAACTTGTTTCCAGTGATTTATGTAATTTGGCTGTCACAGTCTCTCTTGGCTGAACTTGTGCTAACAAAGTCTGGCAGAGAATTCTGGACAgctaattttctgaaaaatggggggaaaaaaaaatcaaattactaACTTTTAACAGctaggggaaaaaattcctgGAGTCTGTGCTTGCCAGAATCCATTTTGCTCACACACAAATTGATTCCTGCACAAATCTTTGCCCAAGATTTTCCTAGGGATTGTTGGTTCTGTGCCAGAAGAGGTTGGTGAGCTGCTTTGCCCCAAAGGCTGATCTGGGTGATACTGGGAGGAGATGGGTTGGTGTGTACTCACAACTCTGTCACGCTTCCTTGTCACCAGTGCAGGTTccagagctgtggctgagcctgtgctgtgctaaCACCATTGCCCCACACAGGTATGTGGAGCTGGTGAAGACAGACAGCATCTTTGAACCCCATGAAAGTTTCTTCACCCTCTTCTCAGACCCACGGAGCACCAGGCTAGCTCGGATCCACCTGCGGGAACACATTGTGCAGGACCAGGACCTGGAGGCCATCAGGAAGCAGGTGGGGCTGCACTGACAGCTACCACATTACATAGCAGCATTGCTGCACAGGCACCAGCTGGAATCCCAGACACCCAGAGATTCCCAAGACTCCATCCTTTGCTGTCCAAGTCTTCCTTGGACTAACCTCAGCTTCTCCCTTCTCAGCTCCCAAAGCCACTATTGGGAATGGCATAGGACACTGGTCAAGTTGGATGATACATGATTTCAAGCTGTCCCAGTGGGAGGTGTGGGGCAAACAGGGTGTGAAATATCTCTAACCttgatttcccttttttagGATCTTATTGAGCTCTACCTGACTAACTGTGAGAAGCTGACAGCCAAGAGCCTGCAAACCTTGGTGAGCTTCAGCCACACACTGATCTCCCTGAGCCTCTTTGGCTGCAGCAATATCTTCTATGAGGAGGAGAACCCCGGGGGCTGTGAGGACGACTGCCTGGTGAACCCCACTCGCCAGGTCTTGGTCAAGGACTTCACTTTTGAAGGCTTCAGCCGCCTGCGCATCCTGAACCTGGGCCGCCTGATCGAGGGGGTCAACGTGGAGACGCTGCTGCGGCCCCTGGCCTCCCTCGCAGCTCTCGACCTTTCTGGGATCCAGCTGAATGATGTGGGATTCCTGACCCAGTGGAAGGACAGTCTGGTTTCCTTAGTGCTTTACAACATGGACCTTTCAGAGGAGCACATCCAAGTGATTGCACAGCTTCGCAAGCTCAGGTCAGCAGATCTGTTCTTCCTTCTTTATCCTTCTCTAGCTGATAGGGAGAGGTCTTTCAGGAATGGTCTTCTTGCCTGCTATCAGAGAGGCACTCGCTGCTGGGTTCAGCTTATAAACCTTCCTGTGAACAGGCTCACTGATGGTACTCTGTACATATCTGACATGTCTAAAGCCAGCCTGAATTTTGCTTGTAAGAAGACACCACTTAGCAGAAACTTCccattagaaaaacaaaaaccaacataTATATGACCCCATCACCCCCACTTGGTGTGCAACAGGTAGAAGACACTTTTGTGAGTGGGGTGTTTGCTCCAGTCTTCAGTATGAGCCAGCAAAGTCTCTCTGTCCTGTAAGGAACCCCACCTGCACACAATGGCTGGTCAGTTTGTCCCACCATTCCCCTAACAGAAAGATTTCTTCAAAGCTTAAGCATTTAAATACCTGAAAGAAATCAGGATAATGTAGTAGCCTGGGGTGGAAAAATTATAAGATGGGGGAAGCAGACAAAAAGATCTTCTGGTGCATCTTAATCTCCAGGTAGAAATGCTCAGGTGGCTGCTGTGATGGAGTTTGGAAAAGGCAGTTTCTGAGCCTGGAGCAATTCCCTTTGTGATGTGTGGTTAGGTGATTCACTGTGGTCCTTTCCAAGTAGCCCTCTACCAGATACCTGTGTGCTTTGGTTAGACACAggaccagctgctgctgccagagcctaCAGAACCACATTCCTGTGGTTCCTTCCTTCTTGGGAAggaaataatgataaataataaTCACACTTGGCTCTGGTAGGGAGGCAGAAGCCCCAGCTAATGCTTTCCAGGCTGTGAGATGCTCTCTATCACTTGCAGGCACCTGGATATCTCCCGAGACCATCTGTCCAGTTATTACAAGTTCAAGCTGACCCGGCGGGTTCTAAACTTGTTTGTGGAAAACCTGGTGAACCTCACTTCGCTCGACATCTCAGGGCACACCATGCTGGAGAACTGCACTATCCCCAGCATGGAGGAGAAGATGGGCCAGACAAGGTGAGGGAACAGCAGTTACTGAGGTCTGCTTGGACGGATAGTCAAAGATGAATTAAGAACAGTTCCCTCTTCTGAGTTCTCAAATTCTGTAGGTATAATCAGTACTAAAAAGCAGGATACAACTCTTGCCAGGTTCCCCTGACAGTAGAGACTAGTGTGAGAATCAGCTGTGATTACTGTATGCAACACATGTAAGGACTTGTAAGAGTAATAAAGAATTCATCCCATCTGCCTGCCATGCATATCTGAAGTATTTCAGTTCTCTTCCCCACACACATTTCCCAGGGATCttctgatggatttttttctgaaaagactCCAAAGCCCTTTACACATTTCCTACACAGAATACTCTTACTCTTGTGGAAATCCAGGCTCTTCTGACAGAACATTTATACACTGAGTCCATACATCAGCACTCTTAGGAAGGCTGTGTGTTTTAGGACTTTGGAATCTAAAGGCCTATTTCAGATTTGACCTGAATACTGGGCAGACCAACCCTTGGAAATCCCGGTGCTCCTCAGCAGAGGCATCCCTAGAGGTCTGGTTTTCCACATCAGCCAAGACCTCTGCCCTCCTGTGTAGCACTTGCTGAACAGAATCAAAAAAGTGAGACAGTAATGGCTccttttcagcagagctggtgaaaaTACACTGGCTCTTGGTCAATAAGGAACATGGCAGCCAAAACAGTGTTCTTGCATGCTCACAGAAGCAGACTCAGCATGTTTATCACATTACAAATACATTGGATGAGTGAAATCCACAGCCTTTTAAGAGGAAATTTTCACTCCAACTAGTGAATTTCCGGACAGACTTTACCTGGCAAAGCTGCATCCTGTCTGCATTAATTCTTTCTGCTGGTTCCATTCAGCTGTTCACCTCTCACTCAGGATCACCTGGGATGAATATTCAGAATTACGTTCATAAGCAGCTGCCTGGTATAAAATGAAGTGTAGCTTTTGCCACTCTGGGTATGAAGCAGTACAGTCAAAGTGAATGGAGGACTGCAGCCATCTCTGTGTCAGAAAGAAACATGGTACCAACATGAGCAATCTCTTATGTTTTCCCCCCAGCATTGAGCCAGCAAAGAGCAGCATTGCTCCCTTCCGGGGCCTGAAACGACCGCTGCAGTTCTTGGGCCTTTTTGAAACATCCCTCTGCCGCCTGACCCATATTCCAGCCTACAAGGTAAGGAGGCTGCAGGAATATTGGCAGTAGGAACTTGCTAGAAGTCGAAAGAACATGAGAACCCTGGCTGCCAGTAGAGGGGAGTTCTTTGGGTCTTGGGTGTGACAGCTGAGCTCTGACCTTTCAATAACTACTTCATAATGCAAGAAAACTACCAGAAAGCAAGACCTGTACCCCACATAGTTTTTATAAGGATTGAAAAACATTGGAGAAAAGCATGGAGAAACCATCTTGCCTGGAGGATATCTGTGACTACAGAAAAGGATTTAAGACAGTAGGAGTCCGACTTTTGAAGAGCATTCTCCTACCCCAAAGGtgccctttctcttccctctggaCTGAAAAGTGACTCAGCCTCTGTCTCATCCTGGGCTGAATCTACTCTCTCAGGGCAAAGGGAAGGTATACCCTTTGACCTTCCAGAGTTTCCTTCTCATGTTGGTTTTCCTCCTTCATAATTTCTCCCCTGACTCTTTTTGCTCTTCCATGCCAGGTGAGTGGAGACAAAAACGAAGAGCAAGTCCTGAATGCCATCGAGGCTTACACCGAGCACCGGCCGGAAATCACCTCCCGGGCCATCAACCTGCTTTTCGACATTGCCCGCATCGAGcgctgcagccagctcctgagAGCCCTCCAGGTAAGCTTTGGCCTCACCCTGACAAGGGGAATTTTGCAttcccaggttttttttccactctggGACACTGTATCAGGCCATTCCAGAGAAAGTTCCAGTAGTGCAGTGGAACTGGGTACCTTCATTTCCTAAGCACGTTCCTGCTATGCCTGGGCCACGCTTTCATTGTGGGCTTCTAACAGTCACTCCAAGAATTAACAGCAAGTCTGTGGCACTGAAGCTCTATGTTGCTTCTCTGCAGCTGGTGATCACAGCCCTCAAGTGCCACAAGGATGACAAAAACATCCAGGTGACAGGCAGCGCTGCGCTGTTCTACCTGACCAACTCCGAGTACCGCATGGAGCAGAGCGTGAAGCTGCGGCGCCAGGTCATCCAGGTGGTGCTGAATGGCATGGAGTCCTACCAGGAGGTCACAGTAAGAGCACCCCAGGCACCTTTGGTTCCCATAGTCCTCTTCCCCTGTATCAATTCTTTACCTTGGTGTCAGCATTTGGgtttcctctgcctgcagggagtTAAGGTAGAGAAGTTACTGCTTGCCCAGGTCTGCTCCTGGTCTCCACTCAGCAATGGGGATTACATGCAGAGTGCTCCTTTTTATCTATGAATGGTGGTcaaagtgtgtgtgtgacacacagATACCCAGCACTGACTGTAGGATGAAATTGTTGTGGGTAAAGGGCATGTTCAGTCAACAGAAAGAAGCATTTGAAATCTCTGTACTGGAAGTCAGCTGTTTAGAGAGCCAATCAGCAGTGAGGAACTGGCTTGGAAAGCAGTAGGCCCTGGATAACTGGGTGGCCTTGTGAGACTGGAGTGACAGTCATGGAGCATGGCTAAAGCACAGCACGAGATCAGAGGGCAACAGGAATCTCAGTAGTTGTAGTCAGGCAAGAAGATGCTTTGAGTACCAAGCAGCAAGGAAACATGAGATGGTGGGGTCTGTGCTTTTGTAGCCACTTGGCCCACTGCTTGCTTCCTTTTGCCCCAGGTGCAGCGGAACTGCTGCCTGACACTGTGTAACTTCAGCATTCCCGAGGAGCTGGAGTTCCAGTACCGCCGAGTGAACGAGCTGCTGCTCAACATCCTCAACCAGAGCCGGCAGGACGAGTCCATCCAGCGCATCGCTGTGCACCTCTGCAACGCCCTGGTCTGCCAGGTGGACAACGACCACAAAGAAGCTGTGGGCAAGATGGGGTTTGTCATGGTTGGTATGGTCCCAAGGTGTCTACTTATGCATAACCCAAGCTAGGACAATTCTGTTACAGCTGTCCATCAAATGCCTCCAGCCATGATCCATCCTTGCAATATCACAGAAGGGAACCAGTGTCCCAGCAatgctgagctctcctggaacCCACCCCTTTACTTGCTTAGCAGCACTGGAGGTTATGATCTCAGAGACAGGCTGGTGTGAGGGCAGGAAATCACTGTAACCTAACACCTGACCTCACCACATCAGGTTATTTCTAGATCTGGTACCACCTTGTGACTgtctccttctgcttctccccAAGTTTGCATCAATTTCCCAACTCAACCCATATCCCCTGTCTTTTCCAAGAACTGCAAAGGCTGTTGCTTTGGTGTTGTTATGGTGCATCCCAGACCTTGTCATACAGCTCAAAACTAACTCAACAACTCAGGGACTGTGGCATATTTCAGCTCTATGAATACTTAGAGCTTGGAACATGACCCAGTCCCACTGGTTTAGAGAAAGACAGATCAAGTAGATTCTCTGCAAAGGATCAAAATTGGCCATAACTGCTGTGATACTACAGGACTGGTTAAGTTTTAGCTTCatgatttttaaactgtttctcACTCTTCCCCTTTCTTTGCCCACAGACAATGCTAAAGTTGATTCAAAAGAAGTTGGCTGATAAAACGGTGAGTGtttctcaaagaaaaacatatacatattttctcttcagtctGACTTAGGCATGGAAATCAACCCAGAGTGCCAGCTCAGCTTCTCTAACAAACACAAGACATCTCAGCTGATGCTGCAGAATTTCTTGTTCCAGGGTGAGGGCAGGGGAATGTGACAGGGaggcaaaaatatttaacaaaaaacccacttaCTGACAAGTTGAAAGTGAACAACAAGGTTTTCTTACCTCTGAAGTCATCTAGGGTGCCAGAGAGAAGACAGGCGATTGGCTTGCACCAGGGTCCTGCATTAGCAAAGCTCTGACTCTGTCCTTTTCTCTATAGTGTGATCAGGTGATGGAGTTCTCCTGGAGTGCCCTCTGGAACATCACTGATGAGACCCCAGATAACTGTGAGATGTTCCTTAACTACAGTGGCATGAAACTGTTCTTGGAGTGCTTGAAAGTAAGTGTCTGATTGTCTCTGGAGAGATGCTGACAGGAGCAGTGGAGATGCAGGTGCCTGGGCAGgatgcctggctctgctcctctccaagCATTACTTCCTACACTTcacaaacaagaaagaaaaagcttgtGTAAGTTCTTATTTGTCACATCATTCCACCCAGCATGTAGAACAGAGAAAATTAGAGTGAACACATCTTCCCCTTTGCCCACCTTTGCTCAGCCCCCctcaagcagagcagcagtgaacaGTGGGCCTGGTTTTGATCCTCCCTTTTCACACATACCTTTAGCACCATTTGGCTCCTGCCAAGGGGCCATTACTGACTACCCAAAAATACTGAGCTTTTCTAGATGTGCTGTACAGCCTTTTCCAGGGTTGCTTGTTCTCAGCATCTCCAGAGTCCTACCTGTGTATAATCCTGTTCCTTGCCTGGCCAGGAGTTCCcagagaagcaggagctgcaccGCAACATGCTGGGCCTCCTGGGCAATGTGGCAGAAGTGAAGGAGCTCCGCCCACAGCTCATGACCTCCCAGTTCATCAGTGTGTTCAGGTGAGTGCCTGGCTGGTCACCAGCTAGGCTCTGATATCTTCTCCTAAATCACCTGGACACTTGCGAATCTTTGCTGCTTCAGCAGCTCTAAGTGATCTCTTCTGTCTTGGCAGCAACCTGCTCGAGAGCAAAGCTGATGGGATTGAGGTGTCATATAATGCCTGTGGAGTGCTCTCCCATATCATGTTTGACGGTTTAGAGGCCTGGGGGATTTGTGAGCCTCACAGAGAAGAAGTTGTGAAGAGGATGTGGGCAGCCATCCAGAGCTGGGATATCAACTCCAGGAGAAATATCAATTACAGGTGAGCAATGAAAAAGATTGGCCCACTCACACAGGAGCCAGGATTGTGACAGGAAGGAAACACcaacagagagaaaggaagagagagagccTAGCATGGAGGTTCTGTTCAGAGTGAAGGAGAATACCTTCAGGGACATATTCTTTGGTGAGGGTTTTACATCTTCCTTTGAAACATGTTGCATAATATGCTGAAATTAGACACCTTACCTGACAATTCCTATGGGAGAAGTCTGGCAGCCCAGAAGAATTTCTCCTGCAAGTTTCTGCTGAAATTGAGTAGTTCAGGAACACCATTGTCTGTCTCGGACTGCTTAAGCATTTTCCTCTGATACTGCTGTCCTTTGCAATCTGTCCTTTTAAGTCTGTTTGCTTCCCAAAGCCACATGCTTTCACTCTTGTCTGGGGCATATTTAGACACAGGTACCAGAAATCCCTTCAGAGGTTAATATAACTGCTGGAATCCTTTTAACCCCTTCCTGTAAGAGGTTGTCAGGTACTCAGAATTCCCTCAGTGCTTGGCAGGGATCCAGAACTGGCATTCCAGTGCCTGTTTACAGTATAGACAGTATAGTTGTCAGAAGAAACACAGGAACCCTTGCACATGTGCAGCCAGCTTTGCCTGGGTATAGTCTGGCTTTGTCTCAAACTGATCAGTGCTGCTGGATTTCAACTCTTGTGAGGAAATGCCTAATGGAGGATGGAAATCAGTTCCTGGGCTCAGTTGCCTTCATTGCAGCTATTTCTCTGAGCagtgtgtttgtgctgcagtgctggggccTGTaatcctgccagcactgccctgggacaCTGACTTAGCCTTGGTGCCAGAATCTTTGAAATGTCAATGGATTTACTGCTGTGGTATCTGTGAGCAGATCCCTTGCTGTATTGTATTGCTGTGAGTGGCAAAGGTGTTGAAAGAAGTAACTCTTAGATTTTTAACAACTTCTGTAATATTTCTGTGCAGGTCATTTGAACCAATCCTTCGACTTCTTCCACAAGG
The Serinus canaria isolate serCan28SL12 chromosome 17, serCan2020, whole genome shotgun sequence DNA segment above includes these coding regions:
- the ZER1 gene encoding protein zer-1 homolog isoform X2, with the translated sequence MMQVPELWLSLCCANTIAPHRYVELVKTDSIFEPHESFFTLFSDPRSTRLARIHLREHIVQDQDLEAIRKQDLIELYLTNCEKLTAKSLQTLVSFSHTLISLSLFGCSNIFYEEENPGGCEDDCLVNPTRQVLVKDFTFEGFSRLRILNLGRLIEGVNVETLLRPLASLAALDLSGIQLNDVGFLTQWKDSLVSLVLYNMDLSEEHIQVIAQLRKLRHLDISRDHLSSYYKFKLTRRVLNLFVENLVNLTSLDISGHTMLENCTIPSMEEKMGQTSIEPAKSSIAPFRGLKRPLQFLGLFETSLCRLTHIPAYKVSGDKNEEQVLNAIEAYTEHRPEITSRAINLLFDIARIERCSQLLRALQLVITALKCHKDDKNIQVTGSAALFYLTNSEYRMEQSVKLRRQVIQVVLNGMESYQEVTVQRNCCLTLCNFSIPEELEFQYRRVNELLLNILNQSRQDESIQRIAVHLCNALVCQVDNDHKEAVGKMGFVMTMLKLIQKKLADKTCDQVMEFSWSALWNITDETPDNCEMFLNYSGMKLFLECLKEFPEKQELHRNMLGLLGNVAEVKELRPQLMTSQFISVFSNLLESKADGIEVSYNACGVLSHIMFDGLEAWGICEPHREEVVKRMWAAIQSWDINSRRNINYRSFEPILRLLPQGISPVSQHWATWALYNLVSVYPDKYCPLLIKEGGIPLLKDMIKMASARQETKEMARKVIEHCSNFKEENMDTSR
- the ZER1 gene encoding protein zer-1 homolog isoform X1: MASDSPESLMTLCTDYCLRNLEGTLCYLLDNETLRLHPDIFLPSEICDKLVNEYVELVKTDSIFEPHESFFTLFSDPRSTRLARIHLREHIVQDQDLEAIRKQDLIELYLTNCEKLTAKSLQTLVSFSHTLISLSLFGCSNIFYEEENPGGCEDDCLVNPTRQVLVKDFTFEGFSRLRILNLGRLIEGVNVETLLRPLASLAALDLSGIQLNDVGFLTQWKDSLVSLVLYNMDLSEEHIQVIAQLRKLRHLDISRDHLSSYYKFKLTRRVLNLFVENLVNLTSLDISGHTMLENCTIPSMEEKMGQTSIEPAKSSIAPFRGLKRPLQFLGLFETSLCRLTHIPAYKVSGDKNEEQVLNAIEAYTEHRPEITSRAINLLFDIARIERCSQLLRALQLVITALKCHKDDKNIQVTGSAALFYLTNSEYRMEQSVKLRRQVIQVVLNGMESYQEVTVQRNCCLTLCNFSIPEELEFQYRRVNELLLNILNQSRQDESIQRIAVHLCNALVCQVDNDHKEAVGKMGFVMTMLKLIQKKLADKTCDQVMEFSWSALWNITDETPDNCEMFLNYSGMKLFLECLKEFPEKQELHRNMLGLLGNVAEVKELRPQLMTSQFISVFSNLLESKADGIEVSYNACGVLSHIMFDGLEAWGICEPHREEVVKRMWAAIQSWDINSRRNINYRSFEPILRLLPQGISPVSQHWATWALYNLVSVYPDKYCPLLIKEGGIPLLKDMIKMASARQETKEMARKVIEHCSNFKEENMDTSR